In Ruminococcaceae bacterium BL-4, one DNA window encodes the following:
- a CDS encoding protein of unknown function (Evidence 5 : Unknown function) produces the protein MAGKNKDGATPAQASVSSATSSAVSSSKTEGKITSELYEKVALGASKDEVEAVLGKGTAGASNEINGVKTEAVNYTGSGIMSSVVITYQSGKVTDKTEVGLYDKSKYPTIDLAKYDQVKQIFGGDGEKNTKNQLLGNTSYGYIGRGADGVSNATLTFSDDKLVSKTQISLK, from the coding sequence GCTTCTGTTTCCTCAGCCACTTCATCTGCGGTGAGTAGTTCGAAAACTGAAGGAAAAATAACTTCAGAGCTTTATGAAAAAGTAGCACTTGGTGCCAGCAAAGATGAGGTAGAAGCAGTCTTAGGAAAAGGCACAGCAGGTGCAAGCAATGAGATAAATGGAGTGAAAACAGAAGCTGTAAATTATACTGGATCAGGCATAATGTCGTCTGTAGTTATTACATATCAATCCGGGAAAGTTACGGATAAGACAGAAGTTGGACTTTATGATAAAAGCAAATACCCGACAATTGATCTTGCAAAATATGATCAGGTCAAACAAATTTTTGGCGGAGACGGAGAAAAGAATACCAAAAATCAACTTCTTGGCAATACATCATACGGATATATTGGGCGTGGAGCTGATGGAGTCAGCAATGCAACGTTAACGTTTAGCGATGATAAACTTGTTTCTAAAACCCAAATTAGCCTGAAATAA
- a CDS encoding Glyoxalase: MFRYVHTNIIAKNASKLVDFYKTVFHCQSINETRDLRGAWLDGLTGLKEAHITGEHLLLPGYNKDHPTLEIFSYDTLKEAVPAEINRPGIAHIAFEVDDVEATLKEVIKAGGNAMGQVVTAAYPDSIEAVFVYAKDPEGNIIELQSWRKTKD, encoded by the coding sequence ATGTTTAGATACGTTCATACCAATATTATTGCAAAGAATGCAAGTAAGCTGGTAGATTTCTATAAGACGGTATTTCATTGTCAAAGTATCAACGAGACGCGTGATCTTCGAGGAGCGTGGCTGGATGGACTTACCGGTTTAAAAGAAGCACATATTACAGGTGAGCATCTTCTTTTGCCAGGTTATAATAAAGATCACCCAACCTTGGAAATATTCTCTTATGATACATTGAAAGAAGCAGTACCGGCAGAGATTAACCGTCCGGGGATAGCACATATAGCCTTTGAAGTGGATGATGTAGAAGCCACATTAAAAGAAGTGATCAAAGCTGGTGGAAATGCTATGGGGCAGGTTGTTACTGCAGCTTATCCTGATAGTATAGAAGCCGTTTTTGTATATGCCAAAGACCCAGAGGGAAATATTATTGAATTGCAAAGCTGGAGAAAAACAAAAGATTGA